Proteins encoded by one window of Salmonirosea aquatica:
- a CDS encoding YfiT family bacillithiol transferase, producing the protein MTPELEDLRYPIGRFQKKDQYSPDEIKSNIQIISALPSKFMNLLGGWDDEKLDTPYRPDGWTIRQLVHHVADSHMNAYVRFRLALTEDSPTIKPYMENLWAELPDAKSAQVDLSLQLMKYIHLRWVLLMNSLDGDDLARTYVHPETGRIYPLSEVIALYAWHSEHHYQQAFTLAQRNHWQ; encoded by the coding sequence ATGACTCCGGAACTCGAAGATTTACGCTACCCCATCGGACGCTTTCAGAAAAAAGACCAGTATTCGCCCGATGAAATAAAATCGAATATACAGATCATCAGCGCCCTACCCTCCAAATTCATGAATCTGCTGGGCGGTTGGGATGACGAAAAACTGGATACCCCCTACCGACCTGATGGCTGGACTATCCGGCAATTGGTCCATCACGTGGCCGACAGCCATATGAATGCTTACGTTCGCTTTCGGCTGGCCCTTACCGAAGATTCGCCCACTATCAAGCCCTACATGGAGAATTTATGGGCCGAACTACCCGACGCCAAATCTGCCCAGGTCGATCTTTCGCTGCAATTGATGAAATACATCCACCTGCGCTGGGTTCTGCTGATGAACTCCCTGGATGGGGACGATCTGGCCCGTACCTATGTCCACCCCGAAACCGGCCGCATTTATCCGCTTTCGGAAGTGATAGCGCTTTATGCCTGGCATAGCGAGCACCATTACCAGCAGGCCTTTACACTGGCACAGCGGAACCATTGGCAGTAA
- a CDS encoding FeoB-associated Cys-rich membrane protein — MIQQIIVLLIFAGALGYLGTRLWKTLRRPATGGCAKGCGCSTPEKPTLQAR, encoded by the coding sequence ATGATTCAGCAAATCATCGTGTTACTCATTTTTGCGGGAGCTTTAGGGTACCTGGGTACCCGATTGTGGAAAACGCTGCGCCGCCCGGCTACGGGTGGGTGTGCGAAAGGATGTGGATGCTCGACTCCCGAAAAACCCACCCTCCAGGCTCGTTGA
- the rsmI gene encoding 16S rRNA (cytidine(1402)-2'-O)-methyltransferase: protein MKLYLVPTPIGNLEDITLRAIRVLQSVDVILAEDTRTSGHLLKHLEISKPMQSYHIHNEHQTIARLTDRMLKGETMVLISDAGTPAISDPGFLLVRACIKLSIPVECLPGPTAFVPALVNSGLPCDRFTFEGFLPHKKGRQTRLKELAEETRTIVLYESPHRLLKSLEQLAEYFGGDRPASVSRELTKVFEENVRGSLREIIAYFAEKSIKGEIVIVVGGKEK, encoded by the coding sequence ATGAAACTATACCTGGTTCCGACCCCCATCGGCAATCTGGAAGACATTACGCTGCGGGCCATTCGGGTGCTCCAGAGTGTGGACGTAATTCTGGCGGAAGACACCCGTACCTCCGGGCATTTGCTGAAACACCTCGAAATCAGCAAACCCATGCAGAGCTACCACATTCATAACGAACACCAGACCATCGCCCGGCTCACCGATCGGATGCTGAAAGGCGAAACGATGGTGCTTATTTCGGACGCAGGTACCCCTGCCATTTCTGATCCGGGTTTTCTGCTGGTGCGGGCATGCATCAAGCTTTCCATTCCGGTCGAATGCCTGCCCGGCCCCACGGCTTTCGTACCGGCGCTGGTCAATTCGGGCCTCCCCTGCGACCGTTTTACTTTCGAGGGTTTCCTGCCGCATAAAAAAGGCCGACAAACGCGGCTGAAAGAGTTGGCTGAAGAAACCCGCACGATTGTGCTTTACGAATCGCCCCACCGGCTGCTCAAATCGCTCGAACAACTGGCCGAGTACTTCGGCGGCGATCGCCCGGCCAGTGTGTCGCGCGAATTGACCAAAGTCTTTGAGGAAAACGTCCGGGGATCTTTACGCGAAATAATTGCTTACTTTGCCGAAAAAAGCATCAAAGGGGAAATCGTTATTGTCGTCGGGGGCAAAGAAAAGTAA
- a CDS encoding glycosyltransferase family 2 protein has product MELSVIIPVYNSQNSIGPLINRLSEALQGITYEVILVNDGSPDASEQVCTQLAQARPEVTFISLRRNFGEFNAVMCGLNYVKGDFCVMIDDDFQNPPEEILKLIHTAEMGNYGVVYTYYGKKEHALYRNFGSRFVNWITSYLLNKPRNLYLSSFKLIRLEVVQEIIKYTGPYPYIDGLILRVTRNIGTVKVTHQKREEGRSNYTPRKLISLFLNILFCYSALPIRLFMPIGLGLVGIGFLLLLYLFGQWVVGPDPKGWQVVTATLLFIGGIQCSLLSVLGEYIGKSFMAQSGQPQYVIKKIVE; this is encoded by the coding sequence ATGGAACTCTCCGTCATTATTCCGGTCTACAACAGTCAAAACAGCATTGGGCCGCTCATCAATCGTCTTAGTGAAGCCCTTCAGGGCATTACCTACGAGGTGATACTGGTCAACGATGGCAGTCCCGATGCCTCGGAGCAGGTATGTACCCAGCTGGCCCAGGCCCGGCCTGAGGTGACATTCATATCGCTGCGGCGTAATTTCGGGGAGTTCAATGCGGTTATGTGTGGCCTGAATTATGTGAAGGGAGATTTTTGTGTTATGATCGACGATGATTTCCAGAACCCGCCCGAGGAAATCCTAAAACTCATACACACGGCCGAGATGGGGAACTATGGCGTTGTATACACCTACTATGGCAAAAAAGAACATGCCCTGTATCGCAACTTCGGCAGCCGATTCGTCAATTGGATTACCAGTTACCTGCTCAATAAGCCCCGGAATTTATATTTATCGAGCTTTAAGCTCATCCGACTTGAAGTGGTCCAGGAAATTATCAAGTACACAGGCCCTTACCCCTATATCGACGGCTTGATCCTGAGAGTCACTCGCAACATTGGCACCGTGAAGGTAACCCATCAAAAGCGCGAAGAAGGCCGCTCCAACTACACGCCACGCAAACTGATTTCGCTCTTCCTCAACATCCTGTTTTGTTATTCGGCTCTGCCAATCCGGCTGTTCATGCCCATCGGGCTAGGGCTCGTAGGAATCGGTTTTCTGCTGTTGCTGTATCTGTTTGGGCAGTGGGTCGTCGGCCCCGATCCCAAAGGCTGGCAGGTCGTGACAGCTACGTTGCTGTTCATCGGAGGAATCCAATGTAGCTTGCTGAGCGTATTGGGCGAGTATATTGGCAAGAGTTTCATGGCGCAGAGCGGCCAGCCGCAATACGTGATCAAAAAAATAGTAGAATGA
- a CDS encoding sialidase family protein, translating to MRSRSFPLVVFLLGTYLGFAQSSPKVPKATLVKEEYIFENPPFPSCHASTIIETNPGKWMSAWFGGTDEGNKDVGIWLSTNTNGQWSKPTLMAEGIIDENTRWPCWNPVLFKSKAGKLFLFYKVGPSPREWWGMVRTSTNDGRTWTEPERLPDGILGPIKNKPVQLADGSILSSASTETRESWKAHVERSTDGGKTWTLIPVDPKTDLDVIQGSILTYPDQRLQMLCRSKQDRIAEVWSTDGGKTWGTLTKTELFNPNSGTDAVTLKNGWQLLVYNPTFKGKEWSNGRQKLSVAMSKDGKNWTDVYSLEDQPKGEFSYPAVVQAADGRVHITYTWQRRNIRHVVLALEQ from the coding sequence ATGCGCTCACGTTCCTTTCCACTTGTCGTTTTTCTGCTGGGTACCTATCTGGGTTTCGCGCAATCGTCGCCCAAGGTACCTAAGGCTACTCTGGTCAAAGAAGAATATATTTTCGAAAACCCGCCCTTTCCTTCCTGCCACGCTTCCACCATTATAGAAACTAACCCCGGGAAATGGATGTCGGCCTGGTTTGGCGGGACGGACGAGGGCAATAAGGATGTCGGAATTTGGCTTTCCACGAATACCAACGGACAATGGAGCAAGCCCACGCTTATGGCCGAAGGAATAATAGATGAAAACACCCGCTGGCCCTGCTGGAATCCGGTGTTGTTCAAAAGCAAAGCAGGAAAACTGTTCTTGTTTTATAAAGTAGGTCCATCGCCCCGCGAGTGGTGGGGTATGGTACGGACTTCCACCAACGACGGCCGCACCTGGACCGAACCCGAACGCCTGCCCGACGGAATTCTGGGGCCCATCAAAAACAAGCCGGTTCAACTGGCCGATGGCAGTATTCTGAGTTCAGCGAGCACCGAAACCCGTGAAAGCTGGAAGGCCCACGTGGAGCGGTCGACGGATGGTGGCAAAACCTGGACACTGATCCCGGTCGATCCTAAGACGGATCTGGACGTGATTCAGGGCAGTATCCTGACCTACCCCGACCAGCGTTTACAGATGCTGTGCCGCAGCAAACAAGACCGCATCGCGGAGGTATGGTCGACGGATGGGGGAAAAACGTGGGGTACCCTGACTAAAACCGAACTCTTCAATCCTAACTCGGGTACCGACGCTGTGACGCTCAAAAACGGGTGGCAATTGTTGGTTTATAACCCAACCTTCAAGGGCAAAGAATGGTCCAATGGTCGTCAAAAACTGTCAGTGGCCATGTCGAAAGATGGCAAAAACTGGACGGATGTGTACTCCCTGGAAGATCAGCCCAAGGGTGAGTTCAGCTACCCAGCCGTGGTACAGGCCGCCGATGGGCGTGTACACATTACCTACACCTGGCAGCGCCGCAACATCCGGCATGTCGTGCTGGCTTTAGAACAATAA
- a CDS encoding DegT/DnrJ/EryC1/StrS family aminotransferase, producing the protein MIPFLDLKQINAPHQQALEEAVQRVVRSGWYILGHELSAFEDNFAKYCGASHCVGVANGLEALQLILQAYDFPRGSEVIVPANTYIASVLSVNFLDLVPVWVEPDPTTLLIDPTQVEEKITNKTKAILAVHLYGRSCDMSALRTITQRHDLKLMTDAAQAHGARHQGQRDKMLGDAAAFSFYPTKNLGALGDAGAVVTSDATLAEKIRYLRNYGSLQKYVNDYQGINSRLDEIQAAVLNVKLPYLDAENERRRQLARLYLNGITLPSLVLPPADQIEDDAWHLFVVRHPHREAFVAYLSEKGIQTNVHYPLPIHKQKAYQRYHDVSLPVTEQIHREVISLPLNTVLTDEQSAYIIESINQFA; encoded by the coding sequence ATGATTCCGTTTCTCGATTTAAAGCAGATCAATGCGCCTCATCAGCAGGCTCTAGAAGAGGCTGTGCAACGGGTGGTTCGCTCGGGATGGTACATCCTTGGCCATGAACTTTCGGCTTTTGAGGACAACTTTGCAAAATACTGTGGGGCTTCACACTGCGTAGGTGTAGCAAACGGTCTAGAGGCTTTGCAGTTGATTCTTCAGGCGTACGATTTCCCTAGAGGCAGCGAGGTGATAGTCCCGGCCAATACCTACATCGCCTCCGTGTTATCCGTGAATTTTCTGGATCTCGTACCTGTCTGGGTAGAACCCGACCCCACCACTCTACTGATTGACCCTACTCAGGTTGAGGAAAAAATCACGAATAAGACTAAGGCAATTCTGGCGGTTCATCTGTACGGTCGTAGTTGCGATATGTCGGCCCTACGTACAATCACGCAACGTCATGATCTGAAGCTCATGACCGATGCTGCCCAGGCACACGGGGCCCGGCACCAGGGCCAGCGTGATAAAATGCTGGGCGATGCGGCGGCCTTCAGTTTTTATCCTACCAAAAACCTCGGTGCTCTGGGCGATGCCGGAGCCGTAGTAACGTCCGACGCGACTTTGGCCGAAAAGATCCGCTACCTCCGGAATTATGGTTCATTACAGAAGTACGTAAACGACTATCAGGGCATTAACAGTCGTCTGGACGAAATACAGGCGGCCGTACTAAATGTAAAATTGCCGTATCTCGATGCCGAGAATGAACGCCGCCGTCAGCTAGCGCGACTATATCTGAACGGCATTACCCTGCCCAGCCTGGTACTCCCTCCCGCTGACCAGATCGAGGACGATGCCTGGCATCTGTTTGTAGTCAGGCATCCACACCGGGAGGCTTTCGTGGCTTATCTTTCGGAAAAAGGAATTCAGACCAACGTACACTACCCTTTGCCCATCCATAAGCAAAAGGCGTATCAGAGGTACCATGACGTATCATTGCCCGTGACGGAACAAATTCACCGGGAAGTCATCAGCCTTCCACTCAACACCGTGCTGACCGACGAACAAAGTGCCTACATTATCGAATCCATCAATCAATTTGCGTAG
- a CDS encoding class I SAM-dependent methyltransferase has translation MIDNRAEYERMYEVERSLWWYQILHDRIFHQIRKTFGPPTPDLKILDAACGTGGLLSYLHEKGYSNLTGFDFSPHAIDFSRERGLDVGFGDLRQTENFRPREQYDVIICNDALYFLTDAEIKKTLSVFRKRLTENGMVLINIHAFSAFAGTHDVAVGSTRRFTWADFKSYAQAAGLRSFYHTYWPFLLSLPILAVRQWQRHQLRRGRVPQTVESDVRYPGDLINGTLRFVTRAEQALLRSAPFGSSLFLVMKGT, from the coding sequence ATGATCGACAACCGGGCCGAATACGAGCGGATGTACGAGGTAGAGCGCAGCTTGTGGTGGTACCAGATTCTACACGATCGGATTTTTCACCAAATCCGGAAAACTTTTGGCCCACCTACCCCGGACCTGAAAATTCTGGATGCCGCCTGTGGCACGGGTGGTTTACTTTCTTACCTGCACGAAAAGGGCTACTCCAACCTCACAGGCTTCGATTTCTCCCCGCACGCCATTGACTTTTCGAGGGAACGTGGACTGGACGTAGGATTTGGTGACCTCCGGCAGACAGAAAACTTTCGCCCCCGGGAGCAGTACGATGTGATTATTTGCAATGATGCCCTGTATTTCCTAACCGATGCGGAGATCAAGAAAACGCTGTCGGTTTTTCGGAAAAGACTCACTGAGAATGGTATGGTTTTGATCAATATCCATGCCTTCAGTGCATTTGCAGGTACCCACGACGTCGCCGTGGGCAGTACCCGTCGTTTCACCTGGGCTGATTTCAAGAGCTACGCCCAGGCTGCCGGCCTGCGTAGCTTCTACCATACCTATTGGCCGTTCCTGCTTTCCCTACCCATTCTGGCTGTTCGACAGTGGCAGCGCCATCAGCTTCGACGGGGCAGGGTACCACAGACGGTTGAATCCGATGTGCGGTACCCGGGCGACTTAATCAATGGTACCCTCCGATTTGTGACCAGGGCAGAGCAAGCGCTTCTCCGCAGCGCCCCCTTTGGTAGTTCGCTGTTTCTGGTGATGAAAGGTACCTGA
- a CDS encoding Lnb N-terminal periplasmic domain-containing protein, protein MEKMNDELGIMRAESLPFVRTITHYRQGTFLTFFFFCLVLFSFSSKAQVQLSPQAKVSLITVGPGDELYSSFGHSALWIYDPVYQLDRAYSYGTFSFETGNFYIKFLRGTLPYTISVNPLMPQFYYWQQENRSVKEQELNLSTRQKQRLFDYLETNLLPQNREYQYKFFYDNCSTRLGDALKAAAGDSLTFPGYTRDTLSFRQWIDRYAYVQKPWADFGMDLAIGSPSDEIATPQQATFLPDNLSAAFSDARVKAGNQEVPLVMETRELYTATPEADHGWLTPKLFFWALAILIAAFTVWQIQQNKLNFTLDKILFTLVGLTGWLILLLWFGTNHGVTSWNWDILWAFPLWIPFVFSFSKTHKPAWFQWFLIAYGVLLLCATANLLKHNYVLIPILLILIMRVYYLNNSLEKIGNVKSQG, encoded by the coding sequence ATGGAAAAGATGAATGATGAATTAGGAATAATGCGTGCCGAGTCACTGCCTTTTGTTCGCACGATTACCCACTACCGTCAAGGTACCTTCCTCACTTTTTTCTTTTTTTGCCTGGTTCTTTTTTCTTTTTCTTCCAAAGCCCAGGTTCAACTCAGTCCGCAGGCTAAGGTCAGCCTCATTACCGTGGGGCCGGGCGATGAGCTGTATTCCAGTTTTGGACACAGTGCGTTGTGGATTTATGATCCCGTGTATCAGCTCGACCGCGCTTATAGCTACGGTACCTTCAGCTTCGAGACGGGCAATTTCTACATCAAATTCCTCAGGGGTACCCTACCCTACACCATCTCGGTCAACCCCTTGATGCCGCAGTTCTACTACTGGCAGCAGGAAAACCGTTCGGTGAAGGAGCAGGAACTGAACCTAAGTACACGCCAAAAGCAACGGCTTTTCGACTACCTGGAAACGAACTTATTGCCGCAGAACCGGGAGTATCAGTACAAATTTTTCTACGACAATTGCTCAACGCGCCTCGGCGATGCCCTTAAGGCCGCTGCGGGCGACAGCCTGACGTTTCCGGGTTACACCCGCGACACGCTGAGCTTCCGGCAGTGGATCGACCGCTACGCCTACGTGCAGAAACCCTGGGCCGACTTCGGCATGGACCTGGCTATCGGCTCGCCTTCCGACGAAATCGCCACACCCCAGCAGGCTACCTTCCTGCCCGATAATCTGAGTGCCGCCTTCTCCGACGCCCGGGTTAAGGCCGGGAATCAGGAGGTACCTTTGGTGATGGAAACCCGCGAGCTGTATACCGCCACGCCCGAGGCTGATCATGGCTGGCTCACGCCCAAGCTTTTCTTCTGGGCTTTGGCTATTTTGATCGCAGCGTTCACGGTTTGGCAAATCCAACAGAACAAACTCAACTTTACACTTGACAAAATTCTTTTCACGCTCGTCGGGCTCACGGGCTGGTTGATTTTATTATTGTGGTTTGGTACCAACCACGGCGTCACAAGCTGGAACTGGGACATTCTGTGGGCGTTTCCGCTGTGGATACCTTTTGTATTTTCTTTCTCAAAAACCCATAAACCCGCCTGGTTCCAGTGGTTTCTGATTGCCTACGGAGTGCTGTTGTTGTGTGCTACGGCCAATCTTTTGAAGCATAATTACGTACTTATTCCTATCCTGCTGATTTTGATAATGCGGGTATATTACCTGAATAATTCGCTGGAAAAGATAGGTAACGTAAAGAGCCAGGGATGA
- a CDS encoding 4a-hydroxytetrahydrobiopterin dehydratase: protein MWTEQDNKLCQSFEFADFRAAFLFMTQVAEIAEAMNHHPWWSNVYNEVMIKLSTHDAGDVVTEKDRQLAAAIDLLLENRPEA from the coding sequence ATGTGGACCGAACAAGATAACAAACTCTGCCAGAGTTTTGAATTTGCCGACTTCCGGGCGGCGTTCCTTTTCATGACCCAGGTGGCCGAAATCGCCGAAGCCATGAACCACCATCCGTGGTGGTCGAATGTATATAACGAAGTGATGATCAAGCTCTCCACCCACGATGCGGGTGACGTCGTTACCGAAAAGGACCGCCAACTGGCGGCGGCGATCGATCTCTTGCTGGAAAACCGGCCCGAGGCATGA
- a CDS encoding sugar 3,4-ketoisomerase, whose translation MPNLIELSTFHSEAGNLTVFEKMMPGTIKRVFYIYGAGHIPRGGHRHKKTWNALICLHGKCRVYVHDGEEENHFFLENPASCLILEPRDWHTMEDFSEDAILLVLSNEYYDLNDYIDAPYPTVFHSEHAVNSFLK comes from the coding sequence ATGCCCAATTTAATTGAGCTCAGTACCTTCCATTCTGAGGCGGGAAACCTGACGGTATTCGAAAAAATGATGCCCGGTACCATCAAACGGGTGTTCTATATTTACGGAGCCGGACATATTCCGCGCGGCGGCCATCGCCACAAAAAGACGTGGAACGCTCTCATTTGTCTGCACGGAAAATGCCGCGTATATGTGCATGACGGTGAAGAGGAAAATCATTTTTTTCTGGAAAACCCTGCCAGTTGTCTTATTTTAGAACCCCGCGACTGGCACACGATGGAGGATTTTTCTGAGGACGCCATCCTGCTAGTACTTTCCAATGAGTATTACGACCTGAACGATTATATCGACGCCCCCTATCCGACTGTTTTCCATTCCGAGCATGCGGTCAATTCGTTCCTGAAGTAA
- a CDS encoding inositol monophosphatase family protein, translating into MNLENLTQKTIGVVKEASAFIQLEAATFRQEKIEYKDVNNLVSYVDKEAEKRLVAGLSALLPEASFVTEEGTTGQIPDPEALNWIIDPLDGTANFVHGLPIYCVSVGLAQGKEPLIGVIHEPNRDELFYGWQGGGAWCNGQRLQVSTAQHLGESLLATGFPYYRFDKHDRYMMILETLMRKTHGLRRLGAAAVDLAYVAAGRFEGFYEYNLNSWDMAAGVLLIQEAGGKVTDFSGGDNYLFGGDIVAGCAVHDELLAVIKEIF; encoded by the coding sequence ATGAACCTGGAAAACCTCACCCAAAAAACAATAGGCGTCGTCAAAGAAGCTTCAGCCTTCATTCAGCTTGAGGCCGCAACTTTCAGGCAGGAAAAAATTGAATACAAAGACGTCAATAACCTAGTGTCCTATGTGGATAAGGAAGCTGAAAAAAGGCTAGTAGCTGGTCTTTCTGCCCTGCTTCCTGAAGCCAGTTTTGTTACGGAAGAAGGCACCACGGGCCAAATCCCCGACCCTGAGGCGCTCAACTGGATTATTGATCCACTAGACGGTACGGCCAACTTCGTTCACGGTTTGCCGATTTACTGCGTGAGTGTAGGCTTGGCACAGGGAAAGGAACCACTGATCGGCGTGATTCACGAGCCCAATCGCGACGAGCTTTTCTACGGCTGGCAAGGTGGCGGAGCCTGGTGCAACGGGCAACGGTTGCAGGTATCCACAGCCCAGCACTTAGGCGAAAGCCTGCTGGCAACGGGCTTCCCGTACTATCGTTTCGACAAGCACGACCGCTACATGATGATCCTTGAAACACTCATGCGAAAAACCCACGGTCTACGTCGATTGGGTGCGGCAGCGGTGGATTTGGCCTATGTGGCCGCCGGACGTTTTGAAGGGTTTTATGAATACAACCTTAATTCCTGGGACATGGCGGCAGGCGTATTGCTCATTCAGGAAGCAGGAGGAAAAGTAACTGATTTTTCAGGGGGCGACAACTACCTTTTTGGGGGCGATATCGTAGCGGGATGTGCCGTTCACGACGAATTATTAGCAGTTATCAAAGAAATATTTTAG
- a CDS encoding lipoprotein N-acyltransferase Lnb domain-containing protein: MAFLSAPFASAQLQLSPHAKISLITIGAGTDLYSSFGHSVLWIYDPMYQLDRAYNYGTFPSAETEYFYIKFLRNTIPYTISVNALTPQLYRWQQENRSVKEQVLDLTAAQKQRIFEYLETNLLPQNRSQKYKFFYDNCSTRLADVLKIAVGNSLIFPGYTRDTLSFRQWIDRYAYVQKPWADFGMDLAIGSPSDEIATPQQATFLPNNLSDAFADAWVKSSEGKVPLVLDTHILYVATPTVEEHVLTPKLLFWTLATLVAMFTAWQIKTHRIHFVFDKILFTLIGFTGWLIVFLWIGTDHGVTSWNWDILWAFPLWVPFISHFQKPINPPGPGDF, translated from the coding sequence GTGGCTTTTCTCAGCGCCCCTTTTGCTTCCGCCCAGCTTCAACTCAGCCCGCACGCCAAAATAAGTCTTATTACGATTGGGGCGGGAACTGATCTTTATTCGAGTTTTGGTCATAGCGTCCTGTGGATTTATGATCCCATGTACCAGCTCGATCGCGCGTATAACTACGGTACCTTTCCCAGCGCAGAAACGGAGTACTTTTATATCAAATTTCTGCGTAATACCATCCCCTACACGATCTCTGTCAATGCGCTGACACCTCAGCTTTATCGCTGGCAGCAGGAAAACCGCTCGGTCAAAGAACAGGTACTTGACCTCACAGCGGCTCAGAAACAGCGCATTTTTGAGTACCTGGAAACCAATCTTCTCCCCCAGAATCGCAGTCAGAAGTATAAATTCTTCTACGACAATTGCTCAACGCGACTAGCTGATGTATTGAAAATCGCCGTAGGCAATAGCCTGATTTTCCCAGGCTACACCCGCGACACGCTGAGCTTCCGACAGTGGATCGACCGCTACGCCTATGTGCAGAAACCCTGGGCGGACTTTGGCATGGACCTAGCCATCGGCTCGCCTTCCGACGAAATCGCCACGCCCCAGCAGGCTACTTTCCTGCCCAATAATCTAAGTGACGCCTTCGCCGATGCCTGGGTCAAGTCAAGCGAGGGAAAGGTACCTCTGGTGCTAGACACTCATATCCTTTACGTCGCTACTCCCACTGTCGAAGAGCATGTATTGACTCCTAAATTACTTTTCTGGACATTGGCAACCTTGGTGGCGATGTTTACGGCTTGGCAAATCAAAACCCACAGAATTCATTTTGTTTTTGACAAAATACTTTTTACCCTCATAGGGTTCACGGGCTGGTTGATCGTCTTTCTGTGGATAGGTACCGATCACGGTGTCACGAGCTGGAACTGGGACATTCTGTGGGCATTTCCTTTGTGGGTACCCTTCATTTCTCATTTTCAAAAACCCATAAATCCGCCTGGTCCCGGGGATTTTTGA